From Pseudomonas alcaligenes, a single genomic window includes:
- the metK gene encoding methionine adenosyltransferase: MSEYSLFTSESVSEGHPDKIADQISDAVLDAIIAQDKHARVAVETLVKTGVAIVAGEVTTSAWVDLEQIVRDVICDIGYTSSDVGFDGATCGVMNIIGKQSPDINQGVDRAKPEDQGAGDQGLMFGYASNETDVLMPAPIRFSHALVERQAEARKSGLLTWLRPDAKSQVTCQYENGKVIGIDAVVLSTQHNPEVSLADLREGVMELIIKHALPAELLHKDTQFHINPTGNFVIGGPVGDCGLTGRKIIVDSYGGMARHGGGAFSGKDPSKVDRSAAYAGRYVAKNIVAAGLADRCEIQVSYAIGVAQPTSISINTFGTHKIAEDKIIKLVREVFDLRPYAITKMLDLLHPMYQETAAYGHFGRTPQQKTVGNDTFSTFTWEKTDKVADLRAAAGL, encoded by the coding sequence ATGAGCGAATACTCCCTGTTTACCTCCGAATCCGTGTCCGAAGGCCACCCGGACAAGATCGCCGACCAGATTTCCGATGCCGTCCTCGACGCCATCATTGCCCAGGACAAACACGCCCGCGTGGCCGTGGAAACCCTGGTCAAGACCGGCGTCGCCATCGTCGCCGGCGAAGTCACCACCAGCGCCTGGGTCGACCTCGAGCAGATCGTCCGTGACGTGATCTGCGACATCGGCTACACCAGCTCCGACGTCGGCTTCGACGGCGCCACCTGCGGCGTGATGAACATCATTGGCAAGCAGTCCCCGGACATCAACCAGGGTGTCGACCGCGCCAAGCCGGAAGACCAGGGTGCCGGTGACCAGGGCCTGATGTTCGGCTACGCCAGCAACGAGACCGACGTGCTGATGCCGGCACCGATCCGCTTCTCCCACGCCCTGGTCGAGCGCCAGGCCGAAGCGCGCAAGTCCGGTCTGCTGACCTGGCTGCGCCCGGACGCCAAGTCCCAGGTCACCTGCCAGTACGAGAACGGCAAAGTGATCGGCATCGACGCCGTGGTGCTGTCCACCCAGCACAACCCGGAAGTGTCGCTGGCCGACCTGCGTGAAGGCGTGATGGAGCTGATCATCAAGCACGCCCTGCCAGCCGAGCTGCTGCACAAGGACACCCAGTTCCACATCAACCCGACCGGCAACTTCGTAATCGGCGGCCCGGTGGGCGACTGCGGCCTGACCGGCCGCAAGATCATCGTCGACTCCTACGGCGGCATGGCCCGTCACGGCGGCGGCGCCTTCTCCGGCAAGGATCCATCCAAGGTCGACCGTTCGGCTGCCTACGCCGGCCGTTATGTCGCCAAGAACATCGTGGCCGCCGGCCTGGCCGACCGCTGCGAGATCCAGGTGTCCTACGCCATCGGCGTGGCCCAGCCGACCTCCATCTCGATCAACACCTTCGGCACCCACAAGATCGCCGAAGACAAGATCATCAAGCTGGTGCGTGAAGTGTTCGACCTGCGTCCGTACGCCATCACCAAGATGCTCGACCTGCTGCACCCGATGTACCAGGAAACCGCAGCCTACGGCCACTTCGGCCGCACTCCGCAGCAGAAGACTGTCGGCAACGACACCTTCAGCACCTTCACCTGGGAGAAGACCGACAAGGTCGCCGACCTGCGCGCCGCTGCCGGCCTGTAA
- a CDS encoding metalloregulator ArsR/SmtB family transcription factor: MNMRVPQLRFEPADELAALCKAGGDPLRLNVLRALANDSFGVLELAQIFAIGQSGMSHHLKVLAQAGLVATRREGNAVFYRRALPHSELLGGTLHGALLAEVDELQLPEDVQARIAAVHAQRAAASRDFFAKTADKFQAQQDLIAGLPQYRDSVLALLDALGFSAGATALEVGPGDGGFLPELARRFGKVVALDNSTAMLELARQRCNKEQLGNVELQLADALNDEIDAADCVVVNMVLHHFAAPAEALKQLARLVRPTGSLLITELCSHDQSWARTACGDLWLGFEQEDLARWADAAGLTPGESLYVGLKNGFQIQVRHFAKPDAKQTQE; the protein is encoded by the coding sequence ATGAATATGCGCGTGCCCCAGCTCCGTTTCGAGCCTGCCGACGAGCTCGCCGCCCTGTGCAAGGCCGGCGGCGACCCGCTGCGCCTGAACGTGCTGCGCGCGCTGGCCAACGACTCGTTTGGCGTACTGGAGCTGGCGCAGATCTTCGCCATCGGCCAGTCGGGTATGAGCCACCACCTCAAGGTGCTGGCCCAGGCCGGCCTGGTGGCCACCCGCCGCGAAGGCAATGCGGTGTTCTACCGCCGCGCCCTGCCACACAGCGAGCTGCTCGGCGGCACCCTGCATGGTGCGCTGCTGGCGGAAGTCGACGAACTGCAGCTGCCGGAGGACGTGCAGGCGCGCATCGCCGCCGTGCATGCCCAGCGCGCCGCCGCCAGCCGCGACTTCTTCGCCAAGACGGCGGACAAGTTCCAGGCCCAGCAGGATCTGATCGCCGGCCTGCCGCAGTACCGCGACAGCGTGCTGGCCCTGCTCGATGCCCTGGGCTTCAGCGCTGGCGCCACGGCCCTGGAAGTCGGCCCCGGCGATGGCGGTTTCCTGCCCGAGCTGGCCCGGCGTTTCGGCAAGGTGGTGGCGCTGGATAACAGCACGGCGATGCTCGAACTGGCCCGCCAGCGCTGTAATAAAGAACAACTGGGCAACGTCGAGCTGCAGCTCGCCGATGCCCTGAATGATGAGATCGATGCCGCCGACTGCGTGGTGGTGAACATGGTGCTGCACCATTTCGCTGCCCCGGCCGAGGCGCTCAAGCAGCTGGCGCGCCTGGTCAGACCGACCGGCAGCCTGCTGATTACCGAGTTGTGCAGCCATGACCAGAGTTGGGCCAGGACGGCCTGCGGCGATCTCTGGCTCGGCTTCGAACAGGAAGATCTGGCCCGCTGGGCCGATGCCGCGGGGCTCACGCCCGGCGAGAGCCTCTATGTGGGCCTCAAGAACGGCTTTCAGATTCAGGTACGGCACTTCGCCAAGCCGGATGCGAAGCAAACCCAGGAATGA